In the genome of Brienomyrus brachyistius isolate T26 chromosome 24, BBRACH_0.4, whole genome shotgun sequence, the window CGAGCTAGAGAAAGGAGTGAGACAAGGGAGGACGGCAGAGCGAGCGAGCAGCGGAAGGAGAGGCAGCTTCAGCAGCACCACAGCAACCATGGACATGCAGTGGGAGAGCGGCGAGGCACCAGGCCGCGAACCCCAGCCACCCGGACGCATCAACAAGGCCGCCTTCAAGCTGTTCGGCCGCCGCAAGCCCGCTATCTTCAGCGTGCGGGGCAGGCCAGAGGAAGCCAAGGTGGCTGGCAAGGCACCACTCGTCAGGAGCAGGACACATGACGGGCTGTCTGAGGACGGCGCCCACAAGGACGGCCTGGAGTCCACCGCGCTCGGCCCAGAGGAGACGGACAGAGCCCCTGGCGAAgaaacgcccccccccgccagcgCCGCCACGCCCCTCCATCTCATCTGTCGCCTCAGTGAAGTCGCTGGGCTTCCTGACATTGCTACGTGGGGGGAGTCGGCGGGGTGGGGCGGGCCCGCGGAGGGGGGGGCTACGCGGACTGCTGGGCAGCGTGCGTTGGCCACGAAGGGCCCGGGAGCCCGAGGAGACACCCACAGCTTCCCCGGAGGGGCTTCTGCTGGCCTCCCGCTCCAACAGCGTGGAGATTGTGAAGGAGCATGCAACTCTCACGCCACATGCAGCACCGCGCACCCTGGATGTGGCCACTGCGGACACGCACCTGCAGGAGGGACGGCCTCTCTCTTTGGCCACTTCTCCTGGGAGTCCCCCTACCGTACCTTGCATGGACCTGCTCAGCTCCGTACTGGCTGATATCTCCTCACTTGGGAATTTCGACTCGGCAGCTGCCTGCACTGATGTCATCGGCGTGGGTGAGACGTCACATGGAGGGACAGCCTCCCTGAAATTTGGCCCCCAACTCGAGGCTGGACCAAGCTCTTTATCTGGCCCTGCATCTTCCCCCACCATTGCACTGACTACTGCAGCAACAGCTAAATCAACCCCCATTCTTAAACCTTCTTCAGCTTTTATCCATACCCCTACCTCTCCACCTACCCCTGCCCTTAAacctgctccagctcctgcccCTACCCTTACCTCTACACCTACCCCAGCCCCTACCCCTACCCATAAACCTGCCCCAGCCCTTACACCTATCCCTACACCTACCCCAGCCCCTAAACCTGCCCCAGCTCCTACTCCTACCTCTACGCCTACCCCAGCCCCTAAACCTGCCCCAGCTCCTACTCCTACCTCTACGCCTACCCCAGCCCCTAAACCTGCCCCAGCTCCTATTCCTACTTCTACGCCTACCCCAGCTCCTACTCCTACCTCTACGCCTACCCCAGCCCCTAAACCTGCCCCAGCTCCTACTCCTACCTCTACGCCTACCCCAGCCCCTAAACCTGCCCCAGCTCCTACTCCTACCTCTACACCTACCCCAGCCCCTAAACCTGCCCCAGCTCCTACTCCTACCTCTACGCCTACCCCAGCCCCTAAACCTGCCCCAGCTTCTACCCTTACCCCTACCTCTACACCTCCCCCAGTCCCTAAACCTTCTCCATCTCCTCCCCGCACCGTCACACCTACCCCAGCTACTGTTTGTGCTCCGACCACTGGACTGGATACTACTACAGGTCTGGGTGAAGCAATGCAGTTGCACCTTGATGAGGGTGATGGACATTCAGATCCCCGCATGCCAGATCTCAAGAGGGGTGGGCAGTCTCTCCATTCTCCCCAAACCCCGCCTCCTGACGCAGGCTCTTTCCTATATCTAGAGAAGAGGCCTCAAGTAAGTAAAATTCCTGTGAGCGGGGGCGGTCGAGCAGGGAAGCCATCGCATGACGTCACGCCCGAGGAAGACAAATCGGATCTAGACATCCTCACTGCCTCATCTAATGCCACGCCCACTGCCACGCCCGCTGCCACGCCTTGCGaaggggaggagtttggtggCCTTGTGGCTCTGCAGGATGACCTGAGCCCAGAGGAGAAACCAGAGAAGCGTGGCATCAAGTCCGCCAGCCGTGGCACCAAGATTCCAGTGAAGCAGACTCCGCTGGCACTTTCCGCCCGtcagggggtgcctctgcagcagTGCCCCCCAACGACAAAGACTGAGGGCCCCCGGACCAAAATCCCTGTATCAAAGGTACCCATCCGCCGAGCTGGGAATAAGGCTCCTGCTGGTACGCGCCAGCCCCCCCAGGATCTGTCCCGGAAGTAAAGCACCTGATCCAGATGGCCAGCTGCCTCtgtgcagtggacggccacaaCCTTGCTGGTGTcactgcaagatggatgacagGCACGATTCATTCCAGAGGATTTTTCTTTCAGGATGTTTACCCACTTTCAGACATCGACGTGTGGACGCCATGTGTCTATCAGGaatacagaccccccccccccccccacgctgccTCGGTGACGCATAGCCACGGACTGATGcaataaacaacaaaaacagaCCCCGAAGCACAAGATGACCCCAGACCTGCGAGCATCATGCACATCTGCCACATTCACTAGACAATGCCAGACCTTCAGATCCCAGCAGTGGTGTAACTGGGAGGCAGAGAGGCTGGGCAGGGCAGCGGCAGGTCGTTCTGTCTGGGCCTGAGGTCTGTCATCAGGAAAACACGCTTTCTGGGAATTGGCAGCACCCCTGCAGTAAAGCGAGATTTTTAAGGAAAGAGCAGCTTCGTACCCTCTGGTACTCCCTTCTCTTTGTACAATGCGCCCCTGCCCCGGACTACAGGCATGGCCCGGAGCCTCCTTTGGGACGGTGAGTCGTGGTGAGACAGACACGGGGTCTACAGTAGTCACAGCACATGGGTTTCCCACTGTGTACATATTCACTTGGaccaggattatttttgttgctGTAAATGGTGTTTTATTTCCTATTTAATAAATGCTGGTTTGTGTGACTCACAGACAGACTGCCACTTTTTATGGTCGAAGCTGTGCTCTTCCTGTAAGCCCGCTGTCCTCCCTCGAGCGTGTGAGTTTGTGTGCCTGCTCGCGTGTGACCGTCTACGACACGCTGTTATAGTGTGCATATGCTACAGAAAGAGACTGCAGAAAGTTAGGGGGAGGGGATTGTGGGGCTAGTCTACAGAGGATAATTCTCAAAGCAAGGAGGATAGCATAAATTCCAGGTCTTAGTGAGTGGGGGACAGCAGAGATCCCGCGTCTCAGGGGGATGGCAGAGATCCTGGGTCCCAAGCTGTGGGTGACGGCAGAGATCCCAGACCATAGGGCGAGGGGGACGGCAGGGATACCAGGTGGCAGAGATACCGGGCCCCAGGGTGAGGGGGACGGCAGAGATACCAGGCGGCAGAGATACCGGGCCCCAGGGCGAGGGGGACGGCAGAGATACCATGCGGCAGAGATACCGGGTCCCAGGGCGAGGGGGACGGCAGCGATACCAGGCGGCAGAGATCCCGGGCCCCAGGGCGAGGGGGACGGCAGAGATACCAGGCGGCAGAGATACCGGGCCCCAGGGCGAGGGGGACGGCAGAGATACCAGGCGGCAGAGATACCGGGCCCCAGGGCGAGGGGGATGGCAGAGATACCAGGCGGCAGAGATCCCAGGCAACAGAGATACCAGGCGGCAGAGATACCGGGCCCCAGGGCGAGGGGGACAGCAGAGATACCAGGCGGCAGAGATACCGGGCCCCAGGGCGAGGGGGACGGCAGAGATACCAGGCGGCAGAGATACCGGGCCCCAGGGCGAGGGGGATGGCAGAGATACCAGGCGGCAGAGATCCCAGGCAACAGAGATACCAGGCGGCAGAGATACCGGGCCCCAGGGCGAGGGGGACGGCAGAGATACCAGGCGGCAGAGATACCGGGCCCCAGAGTGAGGGGGACGGCAGAGATCCTGGGCCCCAGGGCATGCGGGACAACAGAGATACCAGGCGGCAGAGATACCGGGCCCCAGGGCGAGGGGGACGGCAGAGATACCAGGCGGCAGAGATCCCGGGCCCCAGGGCGAGGGGGACGGCAGAGATACCAGGCGGCAGAGATACTGGGCCCCAGGGCGAGGGGGATGGCAGAGATACCAGGCGGCAGAGATCCCAGGCAACAGAGATACCAGGCGGCAGAGATACCGGGCCCCAGGGCGAGGGGGACGGCAGAGATACCAGGCGGCAGAGATCCCAGTCAATAGAGATACCAGGCGGCAGAGATACCAAAACCCAGAGAAGGGGGACGGCAGAGATCCCAGGCCCCAAGGTGAGGGTGATGGCAGAGATCCCAGGCGGCAGAGATCCCAGGCCCCAAGGTCAGGGTGATGGCAGAGATCCCAGGCGGCAGAGATCCCAGACCTCAGGGCGAGGGCGATGGCAGAGATCATCCACGTTTAAGATAACATCAATGCAGTGCCCCTGAGATGCCTCTAATACAGGGTTTGCTTTTCATTAGAGGATGATAACAGCTGCAGGTAAAACAACAAAACCATTTATTATGgtctttgtttttttgtcaGCCAAGGAGAAGGCAGGAGACATATGTCAGTCTGAGTGGCAGCTAGGTTTGTGTAGCTGATGGACACAGTTAATTAAAGAGGTCAGTCTGCCATGTTCACTAGCTTCATTCAGTATCTTGCCAGTCAGCACCATGCCTGCcctcatacacactcacactgaCCATTGATTGGGACGGCCCAAATCACATGACCCTTCAGAGGTATAATATGCGAAAAGGCAGAGGCATAAACACGTCTCTCTGCAGAGTCTGTCACCAAGAAGCTCAACAAAGCTAGACACGCAAAGGATCGTGATCTGACGGGGAGAAGGTGATCAGTAAGGTGAGCGGTATACACAGATAAGCACATACAGCGGTGCTTTGGCATGTATAAACACTCAGGGTTATGGATTGTACCACATATTCAGCACGAGTCAAAAGTCTGAGTACACTTGCTGTAaactgtttttgcattttagtaaAAAAAGATGCATTTTAGTAGAATGAGATTCTCAGAGAAAAAAATGCTGTAAAATCTTCAAGGAACCCTCTATCCGGCTGAATTATTTAAAACTATTAATATGTGCATTAAGAATTAACTGCAAAGCAGCCGCATTAATTAGCTTTTATTTAACATGACCCGTAAGCTTTGGATGGGTCGTTTTTGCAGATTGCTCATCTCGATAACATCTCGTTAAATAGTTTCAGAGATTTGTGGCATTTCCACAGCATTTCCCCTCTGTTTTGCACACCTTACATATGACTTTGCTTTTGTCCAGCTCTTCATATTTCCGAAATCCGAAACACACCTATCTTTAGGCTTGACGGTCCCTTCAGTGGAGCAGCATGTCAGCATGTATTTTTATCGCTTTTCGTCATGGCAGATCTCATTGTGTGAGGCTGACCATGCGAGACCAACAGGGTTAAAGCTTCACATATCCCCAGGAAAAGGCCATAGACTGTAAAAggcatatattaaaaaaaaatctcaggaTTCTATGAATCTATATCGGACAACACAAACGAATTGATTTGTATCaggaaattgatttttttttaaaacccagCACTACTGCCCAGGTCCCCTCCTAGACGTTCCGTGGGATCGATGTTTGGAGACCAAGCAGGCCAGGTCATTCCCCTTAGGTATTTTTCACCTACATTTTCTTCAGATTTTTCGTGTCCTATTATGAGTGTGTCATTTGTCATTACGCAGTCGGTCCATATTCAGCATGATAATCAGTTGTGATCCTGACAGATTGCTATGCTTTTGAAATATGATTTGCCAATAAAACAACTCTGCCGCCTCCATGTCTGACAGTGAGAACCGCACTTGCAGAACTAatgtcttaaaaaaaaatacacagagaTTGAAGCCAAATATTTCAAACTCTGATTTGTTGTTCTTAAGACCAGTTTCCAATCATGTCATAGTCATATTTATATAGTTCAAAGCACAGAGATTCTGGATTCAAGCAGGTGTACTCTAACTTTTCACTGTAAATCAGAGCAGCTTAATCTATGTTTTTCAGTTACCTAATCCTCTTTCCAGTCAAGCTAACCCTTTTCTGCGTTACCGAATCCCAGTACACAAGGCCCTAACCTCTGTTCCAAGATGCCTCATCTCTGTATACAAGGACATAAACACCATTCTCAGTTACTCTCTACAGGGACATAATCTCATTTGACAGTAATCAAAGTGTTGCAATTTGAGTGACATCATCTCATCTCAGAGGGATGTAATCTCCAGACAGAgtgattacatttatttagcagctgcttttgtccaaagcgacatgCAAGTGAGGAACAGAGCGCAGGGTCAGGCAGTGTCTCTGGagaaattggggttaagggccttgctcagggattCAGTAGTGACAGCACTGTGCcagtcatgggatttgaaccagtgatcgtctgatcacaggcacagagccacacagcgcCCCAGTGTAGCAGGGGCACCAAAGCTGATGATGGTGGAGGCAGCTGGACTGTGTGGTAGGACAGTTTAAtggacacagacatgcacactgcTGCTACCAGCCCTACCGTAGCTTCCATGGTCACGCAGTACCCAGCCCCACAGCCGCGGTCACGCAGTACCCAGCCCCACAGCCGCAGTCACGCAGTAACCCGCCCCACTGCCGCGGTCACGCAGTACCCAGCCCCACTGCCGCGGTCACGCAGTACCCAGCCCCACTGCCGCGGTCACGCAGTACCCAGCCCCACTGCCGCGGTCACGCAGTACCCAGCCCCACAGCCGCGGTCACGCAGTACCCAGCCCCACTGCCGCGGTCACGCAGTACCCAGCCCCACTGCCGCGGTCACGCAGTAACCAGCCCCACAGCCGCGGTCACGCAGTACCCAGCCCCACAGCCGCGGTCACTCATCCCCATGTTTGAGGTCACAAGTCACAAGTCCACACCGGGGCTGTGATTCCCACTGCAGACTAACAGCGGGAAGACACGCTCCACTGAAAACCATGCCCCTGGCACTGTCTCCATGGCAACCTTAGTAGGACAGCCAATGAAAAGCTATGACTGGGTGGGTGGAGACCCAGCGTGTTTGCAGAAGCACTTGCACATACGTTCGGATGCAGACATGGTGTCACAATATAGCAGGATGCCCACAATAGTTTCTCAGTGTGTAGCCCCCGCTATAGCCAGCTGACACACACATTTGGGGAAATGCCAGTTAATGTTCATCACAAAACGACAAAGAAAGCCGCATCAGCAGCTATTCGCGGGGCCTTGGCTATGCCGACTACTCCCATTAATGAGGACGCAGAATCCTATGGCGCGTAGCGAGGTCACGGAAACAGGGAGCGCTCCAGTGATGCTGCACAGTTCCTCCTGAAGGCGTGTGCTGAAAGACAAAACACGGATGTGATCTCCCACTGTGACGGGCAAAgaaaggggggaggggagggggatgggAACGAGGGAGAGTAGAGAAAAGAGGGGGAAAGCATGGAGGGAaagagaggggaggggggagagggagagcagGGAGCTGGAAAAGGCAGACAGTAGTGAGCAGGCAAGCAGCTCCCCCGTCAACAAGAGCCGGAGAGAGTCCTCTTCCAGCTGCAGACCACACCCGTGTGACATGAGGCGTCGTCACGGAAACAGAACCCACAGACAAAGCACTCTCAGCTTAGGGGTTTATTTCTGGATAGAAAAATAAAGAAACATGCAAGatgtataataaaaatacaacagattaaaatattaattaaaatatgaagCTAAGGAGGAGTATTGTGGGACAGGGGAACCGGATCTCAGTGAAAACAAAGGCTCTCTTccccattatcatcatcatcatcatccctgGCTTTGTAGTACCGTCCGGGGTGGGGATAGGGGGGCACAGCACCCACCAAACAGGAAAGCAACACACTGTGCCACTGAGAGCACTGCAGTGTTCTGACAGTGAACAGGaactgtaaatataaatggtggCTCAGAAACGGACCAGGATCCAGTTGAGATGCCAGGGTAGCAGTAGGGGGGGGGTAGGCCAGACACTTTAGACAGCCTGATTCTGAGAACATCCTGGGGTAGTGAGTGGTAACAGACTGCCCCCTAATGACTAAACAATAGAAATGCTCCACTGAACAGCTACTCTGAGCCATCAATAGGTCCAAGTGCATCATTTCAGTCAAAGTTAAGCACACGCACATAAGGAAAAGCCAAATGGTATAAAAATAGAATTGAAATACAGATTCTTTGGCAGCATAAAGATGGCGAAGAGCATAGAGC includes:
- the LOC125720143 gene encoding LOW QUALITY PROTEIN: cell surface glycoprotein 1-like (The sequence of the model RefSeq protein was modified relative to this genomic sequence to represent the inferred CDS: deleted 1 base in 1 codon) gives rise to the protein MVMGQRERGRGESELEKGVRQGRTAERASSGRRGSFSSTTATMDMQWESGEAPGREPQPPGRINKAAFKLFGRRKPAIFSVRGRPEEAKVAGKAPLVRSRTHDGLSEDGAHKDGLESTALGPEETDRAPGEETPPPPAPPRPSISSVASVKSLGFLTLLRGGSRRGGAGPRRGGLRGLLGSVRWPRRAREPEETPTASPEGLLLASRSNSVEIVKEHATLTPHAAPRTLDVATADTHLQEGRPLSLATSPGSPPTVPCMDLLSSVLADISSLGNFDSAAACTDVIGVGETSHGGTASLKFGPQLEAGPSSLSGPASSPTIALTTAATAKSTPILKPSSAFIHTPTSPPTPALKPAPAPAPTLTSTPTPAPTPTHKPAPALTPIPTPTPAPKPAPAPIPTSTPTPAPTPTSTPTPAPKPAPAPTPTSTPTPAPKPAPASTLTPTSTPPPVPKPSPSPPRTVTPTPATVCAPTTGLDTTTGLGEAMQLHLDEGDGHSDPRMPDLKRGGQSLHSPQTPPPDAGSFLYLEKRPQVSKIPVSGGGRAGKPSHDVTPEEDKSDLDILTASSNATPTATPAATPCEGEEFGGLVALQDDLSPEEKPEKRGIKSASRGTKIPVKQTPLALSARQGVPLQQCPPTTKTEGPRTKIPVSKVPIRRAGNKAPAGTRQPPQDLSRK